The Nostoc sp. 'Lobaria pulmonaria (5183) cyanobiont' DNA window CAAGCAATAGGATAGATAAGTACTGAGTCTTATTCAAAATCATATAGGAGTCCTATAGATTTGTAGATGATTTTTCACCTCGTCAGTATCCTCTAAGCTAATTTGTTGAACCGAAGGTCGCCGTGGCAGTTTATGATAAATTAACCTTCTAAATGAAAATAGCAAGTGAAACGCCTGCATTACAAAAAATAATATTTTTAATAAGATTCTTTGGGATTAGGGAACTCTCAACAGGCAACTGGTAACGAAAAATCTACTTTCTTCCTCTTGCCCATTTTGCACTTCCTTATCTCACCCTTTCTAAATATCCAATCCTTACATTCAGAAATTTTAAATCCCGTGACTTTGAGCCTGTCTGTTGCTACATCTCATCGCCAACCCTGGCCCGGATTGATAGAAGCCTATCGCGAATACTTGCCTGTCAGCGAAAAAACACCGATTGTCACTCTGTTGGAGGGCAATACACCTCTAATACCAGTGCCAGCGATCGCAGAACGCATTGGCAGACAAGTACGGGTTTTTGTAAAATACGACGGTTTGAATCCTACCGGCAGCTTCAAAGACCGGGGGATGACTATGGCGATTTCCAAGGCTAAGGAAGCAGGGGCAAAAGCAGTAATTTGTGCTAGCACGGGCAATACCTCAGCCGCCGCCGCCGCTTATGCCAGACGTGGGGGCATGAATGCCTTTGTACTGATTCCCGACGGTTATGTGGCGTTGGGCAAGTTAGCTCAAGCATTACTGTATGGCGCAGAAGTATTGGCAATTAAAGGTAATTTTGACCAAGCTTTAGAAATTGTCCGCGAGATGGCCGAATGCTATCCGATCACTTTGGTGAATTCGGTCAATCCCTACCGCCTAGAAGGACAGAAAACAGGAGCGTTTGAAATTGTCGATGCATTGGGTGATGCACCAGACTGGCTGTGTATTCCCGTGGGAAATGCCGGAAATATCACTGCATATTGGATGGGCTTTTGTCAATATCATCAAGCCAGAAAGTGCGATCGCCTACCCCGGATGATGGGATTCCAAGCCGCAGGTGCAGCCCCCTTAGTCCACGGTCAGCCAGTAGCAAATCCCGAAACCTTAGCGACAGCAATTCGCATTGGCAACCCTGCTAGTTGGGATTTAGCGATCGCGGCACAAACCGCCAGCCAGGGAAATTTCCACGCCGTTACCGATGCCGAAATCCTCGACGCTTATCGACTTTTGGCAGCATCAGAAGGTATCTTCTGCGAACCTGCTAGCGCTGCTTCTGTTGCTGGCTTGTTGCAGGTGAAAGACCAAATTCCCACAGGAGCGACAGTGGTTTGTGTCCTCACAGGCAATGGTCTAAAAGACCCAGATACAGCCATTAAACACAATCACAGTCAATTTCAACAGGGTATCGCGGCGGAACTGGGCGCAGTAGCTGAGGCAATGGGATTTTAGGGCATTGGGCATTGGGCATTGGGCATTGGTTATTTCTCCCTTCTGCTCCTCTGCTCCTCTGCCCCTGCTCGTTCGCGTGTCAAGCTATCAATAGCATCACCCAAGGCAGTAGTCAGGCTATTGCGGGTTTGGGCGTGATTGTCCTGCTCAGTTTTCAAAGTTTGCAAGAGGCGATCGCGTTCTTTAATCGCGGCGATGAGTTTAGCTTGCAAATCTTCCACAGATTTTAGCTGTTCTATTTCTTGTTGGATAGCTACTGGTGTCCCAGCAGCCAGTGTGTCTACTTCAAAACCTTGGAGTTTATGCAGTTCTGCCTTAAGGGAGGCGATCAACTGTTGGGAAAGTTGAGTATCTGTGCGGCGTTGTTCTGCTTCTGTGTTGTAAAGCTGACGCCATTTTTGGGCACTTTCCCAAGCCGTATCGCGATCGTTTTGTAGCTGTGCCATCTGCTCTTTGATTACCTGGATTTCTGTCAACCACTGTTGTGTTAAATCTTGATTCATAGATTAATAGTCATTAGTCATTAGTCATTAGTCATTAGTCAATGGTCATTAGTTAGAAACTCTCCACTCGATATTCTTGCGGTAGAAAGATAGATGCGATCGCTACGCAAAATTTAGCACAGTAGTTAATGAACGCAACCAGTTTTAACTCTAAATCATGTTAAAGCCTCGTTTTATCCGCTTCTTTCGTCACCTCAATTGGCACACGCTCAAAAAAACTTTTTCTAGGACTATCGAA harbors:
- the thrC gene encoding threonine synthase translates to MTLSLSVATSHRQPWPGLIEAYREYLPVSEKTPIVTLLEGNTPLIPVPAIAERIGRQVRVFVKYDGLNPTGSFKDRGMTMAISKAKEAGAKAVICASTGNTSAAAAAYARRGGMNAFVLIPDGYVALGKLAQALLYGAEVLAIKGNFDQALEIVREMAECYPITLVNSVNPYRLEGQKTGAFEIVDALGDAPDWLCIPVGNAGNITAYWMGFCQYHQARKCDRLPRMMGFQAAGAAPLVHGQPVANPETLATAIRIGNPASWDLAIAAQTASQGNFHAVTDAEILDAYRLLAASEGIFCEPASAASVAGLLQVKDQIPTGATVVCVLTGNGLKDPDTAIKHNHSQFQQGIAAELGAVAEAMGF